The genome window AAAAAGGATATTGCAGGCTGTACCTCTTATTATCCTCATTTCTATCATTACATTCGGGCTTATTCAGCTGGCGCCTTATGATGCCATTGATGCAATTACAACACCGGATATGTCCCTTGAATACATAGAGGTTCTCAAAGAAGTTAACGGCTTGAATGAACCAATATATATCCAATATTTTATTTGGGCAAAAAATGCAATTAGAGGTGATTTCGGTTACTCATTAGTGACTCATTCAAATATTAAACAGGCCTTGTCGGATCGAATACCCAATTCCATGCTACTGATTGTTCCTTCCTATATTATTGCTTTAATTATAGCCGTAATTCTAGGACTCCTTGCAGGATCAAATCGAGGTCGATGGATCGACCGGGCTGTCGATGGTTTTTGCTCAATAGCGATTTCCGCCCCTTCATTCTGGGTTGGCCTCATACTGATTTACTTCCTCTCCTACAAACTGAACCTCTTTCCCTCATTCGGTATGTACACACCTGGTTCGCCCAGGACGACATCCAACCTCCTTGCTCACATGGTTGTGCCCGGGCTGACCCTGGTTATTGCGTTACTGCCTCAAATGATCAGATATGTGCGAAGCTCTACAATCGGACAACTCTCGGAGGACTATGTGATGGTGCAAAAAGCCTTCGGCGCCACAAGTCACAATATTTTGTTCAGGCATATTCTAAAGAATGTTCTTCTGCCGCTGGTAACCTTGGTTGGAATGTCTCTTCCCATGCTCGTAACCGGTGCTTTTGTAACAGAATCTGTTTTTTCCTGGCCGGGGGTAGGACCATATTTTTTGGCAGCTATCAGGGGGTTCGATTATCCCATCATCATGAGTATTCTAGCCTTATCATCCAGTCTGGTTATAATTGGAAATCTTCTTGCGGATATTCTCTACAACCTGATTGATACGAGAATTAAGGAGATGAACCAGTGAAGAACAGACGCTTTGAGATATTCAAGGAAGAATTAAAAAATGACAAATGGGCCATCTTTGCTTTCGTTTTGCTGATCATCATGATACTGGCATCCCTTCTTGCTCCACTACTTCCTCATGATCCCAATGAAGTCAATATCAGTTTGATGAAAGACACCCCCAGCCTAACCCACTGGTTCGGTACAGACGAACTGGGACGAGACTATTTTACCCGGGTTCTTTATGGTGGCAGAGTATCACTCATGGTTGGTATTCTTGCCATGATGACCTCAGTCATCATAGGAACTCTAATCGGAACAGTCAGCGGCTACTGGGGTGGTGCTGTAGAGAACATCCTCATGCGTTTTGTGGATGTTCTCTCGGCGATCCCCTGGATGATTCTGGTAACTATAATCAGTATTTTTATCCAAGGGGGAATCTGGGCTATTATTATCGTGATAGGTGGATTCAGCTGGATGGGAGCCGCTCGTCTAGTTAGAGCAGAAACCCTATCGCTGAAACAGCGGGAGTATGTACTTTATGCATCCGCTTCGGGAGAGCGAAACTACAGAATTATCAGAAAACACATCCTGCCGGGAATCTATCCCACCATTGTTGTGACTGCCACCATTTTTATTCCCCATGCCATTATTATTGAATCCACATTGAGTTTTCTCGGTTTAGGCGTCAAGGCACCGACCTCTTCATGGGGAAGCATGTTGAAAAACGCTCAGGGTTTTCTCATGGATGTGCCTCATCTGGCGATCATTCCGGGTCTGATGATCCTGATAATCGTCTACTGTTTTAATAAGCTGGGCGATGTATTGCGCGCTGTTGTAGAACCGAAGACCATGGGAGCCTAGAGAGATGCCTATATTGGAAATTAAACATTTGGAAACCTCATTTTTGACTAAAAAACAACGACTCGATGCCATCCGTGATGTGAGCCTGAGAGTCGAAGAAAAGGAAGTCTTGGGGATTGTAGGTGAATCAGGAAGCGGAAAGAGCGTAACCATGAAGTCTGTCATGGGGATTCTACCATCCAATGGTGTAATCCGTGCAGGTGAAATCCTTTTCGAAGGACAGAGTCTTCTCAAAATTAACGATCAAGATAAGAGAGCCTTGCTGGGGAATGAGATTTCAATGATATTCCAGGACCCCATGACTTCGTTGAATCCCTTAAAAACTGTTGGTTACCATATTGAAGAGATCTT of Oceanispirochaeta crateris contains these proteins:
- a CDS encoding ABC transporter permease, whose protein sequence is MLRYILKRILQAVPLIILISIITFGLIQLAPYDAIDAITTPDMSLEYIEVLKEVNGLNEPIYIQYFIWAKNAIRGDFGYSLVTHSNIKQALSDRIPNSMLLIVPSYIIALIIAVILGLLAGSNRGRWIDRAVDGFCSIAISAPSFWVGLILIYFLSYKLNLFPSFGMYTPGSPRTTSNLLAHMVVPGLTLVIALLPQMIRYVRSSTIGQLSEDYVMVQKAFGATSHNILFRHILKNVLLPLVTLVGMSLPMLVTGAFVTESVFSWPGVGPYFLAAIRGFDYPIIMSILALSSSLVIIGNLLADILYNLIDTRIKEMNQ
- a CDS encoding ABC transporter permease — encoded protein: MKNRRFEIFKEELKNDKWAIFAFVLLIIMILASLLAPLLPHDPNEVNISLMKDTPSLTHWFGTDELGRDYFTRVLYGGRVSLMVGILAMMTSVIIGTLIGTVSGYWGGAVENILMRFVDVLSAIPWMILVTIISIFIQGGIWAIIIVIGGFSWMGAARLVRAETLSLKQREYVLYASASGERNYRIIRKHILPGIYPTIVVTATIFIPHAIIIESTLSFLGLGVKAPTSSWGSMLKNAQGFLMDVPHLAIIPGLMILIIVYCFNKLGDVLRAVVEPKTMGA